Sequence from the Panicum virgatum strain AP13 chromosome 5N, P.virgatum_v5, whole genome shotgun sequence genome:
CGCATGTAATGACAAGTTGACAAAGTCTTGAATTAGAATTATCGACATTGTTTTCTGCCTCACTGATCGATTCCAAGATCATAATGTCTACACTTCAGCAAAGATTAAGGAGATGACATACTGTTTCAGATAATAATAATATTCCCAACTCTTATAGCATAAACCTAAGGCAAAAGTGTATTTTTCATCCCTTAAGTATTGCTAAAGTGTGACATTCATCCCTCTTGTTTCATTTGGTGCAAATCAATCCCTTAACTAGCTAAAATAGTGCATTTATCATCCCACATTATTTTAACAATGGTTTAGTGTCATATAATATTGGTTTAGGTCATGTGATTATCTCACTAATCATGGCCTAGCAACATCTAATATTAAGTCAATCGCTGTAATAATTCAATGTGAATCGGTTAAGTTAATTTTTTGGATAAAATTTTTATGGGGTACCCAATTTAGAGAATTTACTGATTTTTTAGGCTTTATATCTTCAACTCAGCCTATTACATTGCTAAGCAGAGATTAGTCAAATGATAGTGTGGCATAAACTGCCATTAGATTGTACTAAACCATTGTTAAACTAAGGTGGGGATGATAAATGCACCAGTTTAGTCAGTTAAGGGGTTGATTTGCACCAAATGAAATATGAGGgatgaatgccacacttttgtAATACTTCAAGGATGAAAAATACACTTTTTCCTAAACCTAATAGCACAAAACAAAATGTTGGCCAGAACCAGCTGCCATTCTGCTATTTTTCCCATTAGCCTAAAACTTCaggttgcccccccccccccccaaccaagTGACCAACGTTCTATCAAAGATCTGTGCAAACTAACTCTGGAGAACGAGCAACCAAATCCTGCCGGCTGCTGCAATAAATAATGAGCTCAACCAACACTGAGCACCAGCCATTGTGACTAATTACTGATTATTTCGGAAAGGGGGCAGTCTATTCCCGTACGCACCTGTAGGTTGTGTTCCTTGATGTGGGACCAGAcgcggaggaagaaggagaggtgGGACATCTGGGACCGGCCCCCGGCGAACTCCCGCAGCGCAGTCGGCAGGTTCACCAGGTCCACCAGCCCGGCAACCTTCTTGGGGCACTCCGCCACCGCCCGCTGCAGAACCATCTTCCGCGCTGGGGGGGGgggccggcgggaggcgcggcacggcggcagcgtgggtggcggcggccagcggtCGGCGGAGCcctcgggctcggggtcggggAAGCTGGGGCGATGGGAGTGGAAGAGCTAGACGAAGGCAGTTGTTGGGCTGACACGTGAGGGAGAGGAGACAAGCTCGGGCTGAGGGAGTTGTTGGGCCATTGGGCTTTAATTTTGAAGTGCTAAAAAATTTTTTGGGCCAAATTTTAGGAAGTTTTGGACCTACCCATACTAATTTTTAGACCACCCACTGGCCTGCGCTACGGCGATGCCGACGAGAGGGCGCCTGTACGCCGACAAACCTGGGCGCGATTATATGTCGGTGCGGGTGATGGTTCGGTAAAGCATCACTTGAACGGTTGGACCGATCCATTTAATTGATTGAGTTATACGGTGCTACTAAATAGAAAAGAGATTATTTGCATACATACAGAAAAAGACAACaaaagatgatatcatccacggGCATGCAAATTCAAAACTAAAAAAACTATAAGTTATTAGATTGagtatcaaaattaaatttaaattttatcaTTAACCTTCTTATAACAAGATCACACTTATCTTTGTTTGGATGatatttttaaaaacattttaTAATAATAAATAGTTTATTTCGGATCCTaagaacaaataatttaacaaCATAAACAAATATTATTTCTATGAACAGAAAATAATCATAATAAACAAATAACAATATACAACAAGCAAAATATTACACATATCAAACATTTGATCGTATAAGATAAATAATGTGAATCAACGTCACAAAACATTTTAATCTACAAAAGGAACAAATAATTTATCATTGCCAATAAATTATTTAGATGCagataaataattttacataaaataaatacatctacatcataaaaaataattttgtaaGTATATATACATGATATAAACAAAGTagcatataaaaaataaaaaaagaagcaataaaaagagtaaaataagaagtaaaagaaaaaggaaaaataatagaTAGTGAACTATGGAAAAAACTAATTGGAATAAACAATAAAAAAGAAATACCAACAGAAAAAGCATGGAGTAGTTATAGTCCAAAAACTATAATTTTATATTAGGAAATCTATATAAAggaatagaaaaaataaaaatagaagaGAGGGAGATAAATTTATAACTAGAACAGCATGTGTATGAGCTAAGAAGAAATCAAAGTATAAAGTAAACTgctagaaaagaaaagaaacagaaaAAAGCTATCATGACACAGGAAGGGATGAATgaacacaagaaaaaaaattatgtcaacgagagaagaagaaaaaaagaaagaaacaaggGACGGAAAGGTAAAAGAAGAGAGCTACCTTAGGgggaagaacaaaaaaaattcaaaaatacgATTGTATGTGTGACAGTGTAGCCTAGTTAGTGGATAGAGATATCTAGTCTAGCATATTCTAAAATTGACAGCAATAGTAAATATATGTCCACTTACAACTTCACACGCTTCCCTACGCAGCTACCTTACGCGGCCTCATATGCATAGATATGATCTATTAATTGCTGCACTGACCTATACTGGACTAGGCTTGAAGTCCATCGCCTGAAGAATATTATGTGGATTAGTGGGATGATTTCGATCCAAAAGAGTGAAAGTTGTGGCCCATGAAAAGTTGTGCGGTGCTGCTGTACTTGGATGCATGCTAGTAGGATTGGATCTGTGCGCTGCCTCGTCGCAAGCGTTGCTACTTCAAACATACAGTAGTATGGCCCCTTGTTTGTTTTCAAAGTGCTAGCTAGCGCtacaaaagaatctcgcatgcatggtgtgctaaataaagtctatttgcaaaactttttcagagatgtgtgtaacttttcgcgacgaatctaatgatggtaattaattgatgatttgctacagtgatgctatagtatcatcctctaatcgcgcggtcaaaggcctcattagattcttcagggtcactagcgcgggggttctggaattggttttgtaatctggctttatttgacaccgtaattaacggtcaaagtgtcactattcactagcgtGCTACagaaccaaacggggcctataTGCATATGGTGAGGTTGTGCTTCtgcatttttcttttcattttatttttcttacAATTTTCTCACATGCCATGCGGTGCTGCTTCAAACATACATGCATGCGGCGAGGcagaagaaaataaaataagacGCATGcatcctttttattttgttttcttctctttatgttaattttctttttctggttATTCATTTTCTTACAATTTTCTTGTTGACAGATGTATTCATTCTTCATATTCAAATCTTTATTTATGTGTGCATGTATGTTTGATGTTAATTGTTTTCCTCCATATACTTGCATGCTCACGCTTATTTGTGCATGCTCACAAGCATTGGTGCACTGCTATCACTtgcaccttttttttctttttcttctcatctTTTTCCCCcctatttcctttttctttcttgattTTAATTCTCTAATAAAATTCTTCTCTGCTTCAAAACTGTATTCTTCTTTGCATTTGACTTCTAatcattatttttataattttttgctTTTAATATATAGTACttgtattatttatttataaCTTTATAATTCATATTTATTCCATTTTTCgtttttattttcaatattttaagTGTGTGAGTGATATCAATACAATAATACTTTGGCATTTCTTTTTacaaatattttttgtttttatttcatttaattCTTTATTCTTATCTATTTGTTCATGTTTAAAAATAGCTCAAGCTTAATGTATAGCAGTTTTTTGCATTCTAGACGTATTAATTGGTGTGTGAAATAATTTAGTTATATACTAACTTGTTCAGCTCATGttcatattatatttttatataataatAATTTATTAGTCGGGTGGATACGTTGTTCTTCgtgtaaaattatttatttgtatGTAACTAATTTGTTTGCAATATCAAATTATTTGGTcactttgtagattaaattctTCGGTGATGTTGACTCATTTGTTCATGATATTTATTTTCCATTATTTatcctatacaatcaaatgttcgcgATGTTTAAGGTTCTTCATGTAATATTTGTTTCACCTACTCTACAAGTTTCTgatggttggcttgcatatgttttattccatgcttACCAACTTTatgcttgtgaacaaaaatatttACGAAAGCAAGCTcatctaagtagttgatgtttgagataTTGTTTGATGAAATGATCTTCACTATTGATGTTTAAGTGCTtgggaaatttatttgaaaatttggaaacccctttgcaaagctcctctttgatatgcAAAGTCCTACCAAAGTCGTATGATGAGATATCTTGAAAATcatatacacatatgctgcttatcgttgttgcattgagctttgtcaaattgttgtgaccctcgAGAGAAATTTTTGTGATGCTATCATGATCAAAATTCACGTGCACACCATATACCCCTTGCTAGACTTATATGATaagttagcattgtaccatTCATCCATTCCAAAAACTAAATGCTACACAATATGTCTTGGCCTCTCTCCCGTTATTGTTAAAAAAAGAGACATGTGCTATAAAAAAAGACACATTAAGGTCCaatgtaaaaaaagaaaaaaaaggactcAAGAAtgtccaaagaaaaaaaaagagatagtcATGTCCTAAAATGAATTTAgagagagatcatacaaaaggagtttcGATTTCATCCACCATGATTCATACatgtgcacatcttgatcataGTGTGTGATTAATTTTTCTCTTTGGATCTGGTTTTGGACTTTGCAATAAATGTGATACAAGTGTGCATTATCCTTCATACTCAatcttgagctccacatatagccatcactagtagtaggatgaagaaaaggcaagtccaatgccttggtaaggacaaATACACATTGAGTGATCTGAaagaatcaaatgaggagctaagcaagatttgttttgaaaatttattgaaaatcccaagctacttgacTTGAAGAGTACAAGTAATTTTATTCAAGACCATTCCATTCCTCATCTACCCAAGATAGTATGATAGACACTTTaaagttcacaagtgcaaggtatgACTTGAAATGTCTCTTATGCTTGCTTCATACCTTTAGAAGTCATGTTTtaccttagtcctttctcctttactcgaggacaagcaaaggctaagtatGAGGGTGTTGTTGACAGTGTttaagtaccaaatttaggccATCAATTCCTGCATAAATGCATAAAAGATGAGCATCaacctagtggtaggggtttattactaaaCATTTCCACatgtgttggtaaatatttgtatgcaagtATAATaaggtaaatatttgtatgcaggtgtaaTAAGGGAGAAAACACACCTCATGTGCAAGGAAATACACTCCCCAATCCAAGGCAAAAGATGTCAACTAATCAGAGCGCGCCATTCAGcctcacatggatcaaagggccaACCAAAGCATGCAACCGACTTAAGACAAGGCTGGCTCACCCATAACTGCCACCTGGGCCCACCTACCAGTGACTCAACCAAAGGGGAGGTCAGTTGGGGCTGACCCATGATCGGCCAACCATGGTTAGGCGCCACCTCCTTTCCCCTTTGACGTGGCAACTCCTTATTGGCTCCTAATGTCGGATCCTGGTGTTTGAGCTGCTGCACCACACTGTGAAGCCCCATGGCTCCCTCATATAAATAGTAGAGGGAGTGAGAATGAGGACACATCCACCAAGTGCTCAACACATATGAAGTAGAGCTTAAGCTCTCAGTGCAGGCTAGGTGATGCCTAGTTAGTGCCTTAGAGCAGGGAGAGAGTGGgggttagttcgggagaagtgccggggtttCAGCACTCTTGTcccaacttgtacctctacggatgctgctacattcttcgggtttTAGTAAGCATtcatggttcctatctctagtactTTACCTGGTACGGTATATGCTAGTAGTACTTTTAGTtaagtgagatcagttctcttacccGCTGGTTCGTTGCTCTGTATTTATATAGAGTGCTATAATTTACTAGGGGGGTCCATATATAGTTAggctgcagtagtaatcaatagcatAGACATAGCAtctaggctaggggttatcctttGTTTGCTATATATCCCACGATTTGTTataggtaggccgtaggtgatgacaaccctattggtcctttgtaattctccacgttcggatatagccaCTACTACAACAATCCTTATCAAGGCAAGCAAATTTGATTTTCCGAGGTTAGCAAATTAAACGCTTCGGAACAAAGGTCACAATAAATAGAGTATTTTCAAGGCAGTTTGATGCCCGCCTcgattaatcaaataaaaaaattaaaacaacaGTGGACGAGCCCGTCGAGCCTATCCacggtcgtcgccgccgctcgctgtcATCCACCGTCGGGACCTCCACCGACCCCACCAGATACGGCCTGCCGCCATTGTATCAGTCCCCCTCCCAGCTCTGCCTCGCCCGCGCAGCCGACTGCCGGCTTGACCTCGGCCACGCCGCCTCCCACCGCTGGATCCATGGGCCTGCCGCATTGGCCACGTCGCCAACTGCCGGATCCATGGGCCCGTCGCCTTAGACGCGACGCCACCCGGCGACTCGGCCTTGGCCGCGCCACCACCTGCCGCTGGACCTATAGGCTCGCCATCTCGACTGCACCGCCAACCACCAGATCCACGGGCCCGCTGCCTCGGTCGCGCCGCCGGCTCGGCCTCGGTCTTGCCACCAACCGCCGAATCACTGGGCCCGCCACATCAGTCGCGTCGCTGACCGGCGGCTCAGCCTCGGCCACGCCACCACCCGCCGCAGGATCCATGGACCCGCCGCCTCGACCGCGCCACCAACCGCCGAATCCATAGGACTGC
This genomic interval carries:
- the LOC120676432 gene encoding upstream activation factor subunit UAF30-like, with translation MVLQRAVAECPKKVAGLVDLVNLPTALREFAGGRSQMSHLSFFLRVWSHIKEHNLQDPTNKNIVNCDEKLKTVLLGRSQVQLFELPMIVKLHFPKVPKS